The Malassezia japonica chromosome 9, complete sequence genomic interval CAAGATGGCCATTCCCGAAAGCCAAGCGGAACAGCTGAGTGGTACGAAGCCGCGCATCGATTGGGAGCGCACATGGGTTGTCCCCCAGCCCGACCCCTCGTTTGAGGAGACAGCTACTTCGCTGCATCCCCACGGCGaggccgcgtcgacgtacaTGTACTTCCGCCCGCCCCCCGACGAACTGAGTCAgatgcgcctgcgtcgccgccaCGCCCCCGCCGAAGGGGGATAACGACAATCATGACAGCCTTGTCCATAGAATCGCAGATGGAAACGATTGAAAGTCTACTtggtcgccgtcgcgagCCACGCACGCACCTTTATGATGGTGCACCAATTGTCTTCTAAGTACACATGGTTCTTGGCAAGCTTGTCCCAGAATTGGGTAACGTAGGCATCATGGGTGACATCGTccaccttgccgagcgccgcgctaAAGGCCTTGAGCTTGCTCTTGCAAatggcgcgcgtcgtctaCGCGTCCCCAAACGGTGGAAGAGTGACTCGTACGGTTCGTGCGTCTCCACATTCTATGCTCGGGCAAATTTGGTCTGATGTAAAGCCGGCTCGTCTATTTGGTACCGTAGGAGACCCAAGCGCGGATAGTGAACTGAACTTTTCCGTCGGGCATGCTAGTGCCGTGGTTCTCAAGAAGTTCTTTCCAGAATTGCGCAAAGAAGGCGTTATAGGTTTCTTGGTCGAGTtcacgcagcgtcgcgctaAACATCGTCAGCATTCCGTGCCACGTCGCACGGCCCGTCGCCTCATCCGCATAGTGAAAAGTCGCAGGCACTTCGATCACATGGATATCCTGGAATCCAGCCTCCTTGAGCGTCTTTTGGATGTCTGCTTCATGGTACCATTCCGGCGTCTCGGGGAATTGCAGCGGCTTTTCGGCATTGGGAAAGCGCTCCTGGTATACTTTGAGGGCAACTGCGGGCCACACGGGGTCTTTCATCGAAGAAAAGCACGCAAATCCATTGGGTTGGAGTGTGCGGTACATTTCCGCGACGCCTTTCTTGGAGTCGGGAAAGAGGTACACGCCTAGGCAGCTGAAAGAGTGCGTAAAGAAATTGTCGGCAAACGAAAGGTGCTGGCCATCCATTTCTTGGCAGTGGACATTGTCCCATCCATTCTGCTGAGAAAAGGCCCGAGTAACGTCCACCATTCCCTTGGCAAAATCGGTGGCATAAATGGAAGGCCTGGTGCCTTGGCCCATAATCACACTCGTGACGATCGCTGGGCCGCACGCATTATCGTGCACGACCGAATCGGATGTAATGgaaggcgcggcg includes:
- a CDS encoding uncharacterized protein (COG:S; EggNog:ENOG503P4KT); translated protein: MDNLSSTYTELATKYENGTGGATREIAKACVGAAPSITSDSVVHDNACGPAIVTSVIMGQGTRPSIYATDFAKGMVDVTRAFSQQNGWDNVHCQEMDGQHLSFADNFFTHSFSCLGVYLFPDSKKGVAEMYRTLQPNGFACFSSMKDPVWPAVALKVYQERFPNAEKPLQFPETPEWYHEADIQKTLKEAGFQDIHVIEVPATFHYADEATGRATWHGMLTMFSATLRELDQETYNAFFAQFWKELLENHGTSMPDGKTTRAICKSKLKAFSAALGKVDDVTHDAYVTQFWDKLAKNHVYLEDNWCTIIKVRAWLATATK